One window of the Tachypleus tridentatus isolate NWPU-2018 chromosome 10, ASM421037v1, whole genome shotgun sequence genome contains the following:
- the LOC143230513 gene encoding protein broad-minded-like translates to MNLDDTSKQDLSQALHKKLKDEFKDTILAHVQSFLIEQVDSDAQELEKQIYQSLLSSPDFYKFQLTFFNSLTKLNEDRVHIFSKFQQSVWDDGFRSRQRSLISLSNISTSSSFNQSGVLFLTNDQLHEATNMLSSSSPSAKLHALQLIGNISSLELVVCGNLWTQLEIGLNGALIHPVVLFQQAALRVYRKMLACSMAHIVKKGYVSLLSFLSYNIIDGPFLESCDRPVGSLYQVLLLVSKFQQKVARHWLRYPQTIIEEIIESTLYMISCSVKEREPNSSKIWEYFVQVDPHFAWLDNWLRGAFSRSVLFRSLKKHEEILTYILKSYINSTDMHLPSKVSESCNISETFGVQSTLRNNNIAGLSYTFFLSRILLFVDGRQLFPVKIDESQHTCITLEDILKSLIETTWKVLPYLGDNVSALVDCVMKTCSTILLSKDDVTQDNILESLVLPVLEDHVRSSKCLQVTRCLLQLTLNECLVKKFLGISGEQPLGLTIMKQTIFIFSQTENSIKEFEEVRHNLIWISCNLMVQPKGKLLAIMCGLWKTLLNELSTILARQRSSSVDNSTSVVSNKIIVDNTISILLNTFMGSQIGVLFLKNAMILLECVHIMLLSLPLEDSTTLCSAKCLHSVLYLSFALPYLANMTWDEMDIMLRFIWHLCEKHAATCLGTCQTQEQRPLLDLIFQKYVHLFSLYPAELLLVHHEAILTKDDTASVADCLNIFPKVVNENISFEDKHLLCLNVLSIMVTNIKTYLYLEESFQLQKYLLLDQMKGLTEDKNIIINEHSLIRNHILSRVKTIGGHTERHLAPKYYSENINEWPFITDDTVPSVYQSSKLEVECDIEVENWFSELNDLQKLQNAFIKYCCCESVKNLNNKCGSVIRAFILLEEVTAGKPFVNFNQDSSSSSSNDQFLCLLSQLGIEMCMKYAQFLNLPAFSGNLEEKKRFISRMIKSQQVRKREFDFFIPTVFIILDGHLKSVETVIQIIAQSWKCLYFWSSGDALHEFIYSTLLQELDFLVSAAFPTIYNAFQMNGVLPSMIFHHWLGQCYWNYLDWPEICRWVSLLLLWGGDFVLYHAVAVLKHLEHHILQFAKKQQLLVSLKEKPIQGFQLLKYMHLIEDLNLQYHNHIETDLNFVCSLDKCSLYQEVKKCA, encoded by the coding sequence atgaatCTTGATGACACCAGTAAACAGGATCTCTCGCAGGCCCTTCACAAAAAACTCAAAGATGAATTCAAAGACACCATTTTGGCTCACGTCCAGTCTTTTCTAATAGAACAAGTGGACAGTGATGCACAAGAACTTGAGAAGCAAATTTATCAATCACTCCTATCTTCCCCAGATTTTTACAAGTTTCAACTAACATTTTTTAACTCTCTCACAAAGTTAAATGAGGACCGTGTTCATATTTTCTCTAAATTTCAACAGTCAGTTTGGGATGATGGCTTTCGAAGTCGCCAGCGGAGCTTAATTTCACTGAGCAACATTTCAACAAGCAGTTCATTTAATCAGTCGGGTGTCTTATTTCTTACAAATGATCAACTTCATGAGGCCACCAACATGCTGTCCAGTTCATCTCCATCAGCAAAATTGCATGCATTACAACTTATAGGGAATATATCCTCTTTGGAGCTTGTAGTGTGTGGAAATTTGTGGACACAGTTAGAGATTGGTTTAAATGGTGCTCTGATTCATCCAGTTGTTCTCTTTCAGCAAGCGGCACTGCGAGTTTATAGAAAGATGCTTGCATGCAGTATGGCACACATTGTTAAAAAAGGTTATGTGAGTTTACTAAGTTTCCTTTCTTACAATATAATAGATGGTCCATTCTTAGAGTCCTGTGATAGACCTGTTGGCTCTCTATACCAAGTGCTACTATTAGTAAGCAAATTTCAACAAAAGGTGGCTAGACACTGGTTGCGTTATCCACAAACAATCATTGAAGAAATTATTGAAAGTACACTTTACATGATTTCTTGTTCTGTTAAAGAGAGAGAGCCAAATTCCAGTAAGATATGGGAGTATTTTGTGCAAGTGGACCCCCATTTTGCCTGGCTAGACAACTGGCTTCGTGGAGCATTCAGTAGGTCCGTTTTATTTAGGTCTTTGAAAAAACATGAAGAGATTCTTACTTATATTCTAAAAAGTTACATAAACAGCACTGATATGCATTTACCTTCAAAAGTTTCTGAAAGCTGTAATATATCTGAAACCTTTGGTGTCCAGAGTACCCTTAGGAATAATAATATAGCAGGATTGTCTTACAccttttttctttcaagaattttactGTTTGTGGATGGGAGGCAGCTTTTTCCTGTTAAAATAGATGAATCGCAACACACATGCATTACCCTGGAAGATATCTTGAAATCCTTAATTGAAACAACATGGAAAGTTCTGCCTTATTTAGGAGATAATGTTTCTGCTTTAGTAGACTGTGTCATGAAGACTTGTTCTACCATTTTGTTATCGAAAGATGATGTTACTCAAGATAATATCCTAGAATCTCTGGTTCTTCCTGTTTTAGAAGATCATGTTAGAAGCTCAAAGTGTCTTCAGGTAACAAGGTGTTTGCTGCAGCTGACATTAAATGAATGTCTTGTGAAAAAGTTTTTAGGCATTTCTGGAGAACAACCACTAGGTTTGACCATCATGAAACAAaccatatttatattttctcagACTGAGAATTCCATTAAAGAATTTGAAGAGGTTAGACATAACCTGATATGGATATCCTGCAATCTTATGGTTCAGCCAAAAGGGAAATTACTTGCCATAATGTGTGGTTTATGGAAAACATTGCTAAATGAATTGTCTACAATTTTAGCTAGGCAAAGAAGTTCATCAGTAGATAATTCTACATCAGTTGtctcaaataaaattattgttgatAATACTATAAGTATTCTACTTAATACCTTTATGGGAAGTCAAATaggtgtattatttttaaaaaatgctatgATATTACTTGAATGTGTACACATTATGTTATTGTCCCTACCACTTGAAGACAGTACTACATTGTGTTCAGCCAAATGTTTGcattctgttttatatttatcttttgctTTACCTTACTTAGCCAACATGACATGGGATGAAATGGACATCATGCTGAGGTTTATTTGGCATTTGTGTGAGAAACATGCTGCAACATGTCTCGGAACATGCCAGACTCAAGAACAGAGACCTCTTCTAGATTTAATTTTTCAGAAATATGTTCACCTGTTCTCTCTGTATCCTGCTGAATTGTTACTCGTCCATCACGAGGCAATACTAACTAAAGACGATACTGCTAGTGTAGCAGACTGTTTGAATATATTTCCTAAGGTGGTCAATGAAAACATATCATTTGAAGACAAGCACCTTTTATGCTTAAATGTACTATCTATCATGGTGACCAATATAAAAACTTACTTGTATCTAGAAGAGAGCTTCCAATTACAAAAATACCTTCTTTTGGACCAGATGAAAGGTCTAACAGAggataaaaatatcattataaatgAGCATTCTCTCATAAGAAACCACATCCTCTCAAGGGTTAAGACTATTGGTGGGCACACAGAGAGACATCTGGCTCCAAAATACTATTCTGAGAATATAAATGAGTGGCCATTTATCACAGATGACACTGTACCATCAGTCTACCAGTCAAGTAAATTAGAGGTAGAATGTGATATTGAAGTTGAGAATTGGTTTTCTGAACTCAATGATTTGCAGAAATTACAAAATGCTTTCATTAAATATTGCTGTTGTGAATCAGTGAAAAACTTGAATAATAAATGTGGCAGTGTAATAAGAGCATTCATACTCTTGGAAGAAGTCACAGCTGGTAAACCCTTTGTGAATTTCAACCAAGATTCTTCTTCAAGTTCTTCAAATGATCAGTTCCTCTGTCTTCTTTCACAACTGGGCATTGAAATGTGCATGAAGTATGCACAGTTTTTAAATCTTCCTGCTTTCAGTggaaatttagaagaaaaaaagaggtttatttcaAGAATGATCAAAAGCCAGCAAGTGAGAAAAAGagagtttgatttttttatcccaactgtttttattattttagatggTCATTTAAAGAGTGTAGAAACAGTCATACAGATCATAGCTCAGTCctggaaatgtttatatttttggtCCTCAGGTGATGCTCTTCATGAGTTTATTTATTCTACATTGCTACAGGAATTAGACTTCCTGGTTAGTGCAGCCTTTCCTACAATTTACAATGCTTTTCAAATGAATGGAGTTCTTCCATCAATGATATTCCACCACTGGCTTGGCCAGTGTTACTGGAACTACCTAGATTGGCCAGAGATATGCCGATGGGTAAGCCTTCTTCTGTTGTGGGGAGGAGACTTTGTCTTGTATCATGCTGTGGCTGTTTTGAAGCATTTAGAACACCATATTTTACAGTTTGCTAAGAAACAACAACTCCTTGTTTCCTTAAAAGAGAAACCTATACAAGGTTTCCAGCTACTGAAATACATGCATTTAATTGAAGATTTGAACTTGCAATATCACAATCACATAGAAACTGACTTAAACTTTGTGTGCTCTTTAGACAAGTGTAGTTTGTATCAGGAGGTAAAAAAATGTGCCTAG